In one Bactrocera tryoni isolate S06 chromosome 5, CSIRO_BtryS06_freeze2, whole genome shotgun sequence genomic region, the following are encoded:
- the LOC120777413 gene encoding uncharacterized protein LOC120777413: MQRMRLSEKKRRLQVENYKNMILLVKPRVDDVSPKLNIRDVLRASKLRDDLNAFDRIRRMNNELLRSVNMISRIGGQLDTFRENRMGHTPRSRIPLIVLRNRYIERDNAKFGQMLKTVGTTLDTHVAPHLLRHVRKNSIEFVVPAQILAKYSQLQMPPYSQLRRLLRPVIYFDFYVKGLRPAGRITIQLYTEACPQVVLAFVRACRNRDKNRILVNRLFPGLWLDCCLLIPQEQKIKPKRIEYDMRALDHNRPGTLAFSLDNQDALHKDALKFSISLKPLQVLNGKRVAFGVVSSGTKVLDSMQVFGMKKSGKLTKSIIISDMALLV; the protein is encoded by the coding sequence atgcaACGCATGAGATTGTCCGAGAAGAAACGCCGCCTGCAGGTGGAAAACTACAAGAACATGATATTGCTGGTGAAGCCGCGCGTAGACGACGTTTCGCCGAAACTCAATATCAGAGACGTTTTGCGCGCATCGAAGTTGCGCGACGACTTGAATGCCTTCGATCGCATACGACGCATGAACAACGAGCTGTTGCGCAGCGTCAACATGATCTCACGCATTGGTGGACAATTGGATACATTTCGTGAAAATCGCATGGGTCATACGCCGCGATCGCGCATACCCTTAATAGTGCTGCGCAACCGTTATATCGAGCGCGATAATGCGAAATTCGGACAAATGCTGAAGACGGTCGGCACCACCTTGGACACACACGTGGCACCGCATTTGCTGCGTCATGTGCGTAAAAACTCCATAGAGTTCGTCGTGCCCGCACAGATCTTGGCCAAGTATAGCCAACTGCAAATGCCACCCTACTCACAGTTGCGGCGTCTATTGCGACCCGTTATCTATTTCGACTTCTACGTGAAGGGCCTGCGGCCGGCTGGACGCATCACCATACAGCTGTACACGGAGGCCTGCCCGCAAGTGGTGTTGGCTTTTGTGCGCGCCTGTCGCAATAGAGACAAAAATCGCATACTAGTTAACCGGCTCTTTCCCGGACTCTGGCTGGACTGTTGCCTGCTGATACCGCAAGAGCAGAAAATCAAACCGAAACGCATTGAGTATGACATGCGTGCACTGGATCATAATCGGCCAGGCACGCTGGCCTTTTCATTGGACAATCAGGATGCATTGCATAAGGACGCCTTAAAGTTCTCCATAAGTCTGAAGCCGTTGCAGGTATTGAATGGCAAACGTGTGGCTTTCGGTGTGGTCAGCAGTGGCACGAAGGTGTTGGACTCCATGCAAGTCTTTGGCATGAAGAAGAGTGGCAAGCTGACGAAAAGCATCATAATAAGCGATATGGCGTTGCTGGTTTAG